A genomic region of Streptomyces sp. R33 contains the following coding sequences:
- a CDS encoding PaaI family thioesterase has protein sequence MGEQHAVKFPQEVLDEYSALGIDLPALFSAGHLGERMDIRILEASAERVVATMPVEGNTQPYGLLHGGASAVLAETLGSVGAMMHGGITKIAVGVDLNCTHHRGVRSGLVTGVATPVHRGRSTTTYEIVISDEQDRRVCTARLTCLLRDADPAAGA, from the coding sequence ATGGGTGAGCAGCACGCTGTGAAGTTCCCGCAGGAGGTCCTCGACGAGTACTCGGCCCTGGGCATCGACCTGCCCGCGCTGTTCTCGGCCGGCCACCTCGGCGAGCGGATGGACATCCGCATCCTGGAGGCCTCGGCCGAGCGGGTCGTCGCCACCATGCCCGTCGAGGGCAACACCCAGCCGTACGGACTGCTGCACGGCGGCGCCTCGGCCGTGCTGGCCGAGACCCTCGGCTCGGTCGGCGCCATGATGCACGGCGGCATCACCAAGATCGCCGTCGGTGTCGACCTGAACTGCACCCACCACCGCGGCGTACGGTCGGGCCTGGTCACCGGCGTCGCCACCCCCGTGCACCGCGGCCGCTCCACCACCACGTACGAGATCGTGATCAGCGACGAGCAGGACCGCCGGGTGTGCACCGCCCGCCTGACCTGCCTGCTGCGCGACGCGGACCCCGCCGCCGGGGCCTGA
- a CDS encoding ABC transporter ATP-binding protein: protein MTALLEVRDLKVAYGKIEAVKGISFEVNEGEIVCLVGTNGAGKTTTLRTLSGLLKPAGGTITFDGKPLAQVPAHKIVSLGLAHSPEGRHIFPRLTIAENLQLGAFLRTDKEGIEKDIQRAYEMFPILGERRKQAAGTLSGGEQQMLAMGRALMSQPKLLMLDEPSMGLSPLMMQKIMATIAELKAQGTTILLVEQNAQAALSLADQAHVMEIGKIVLSGSGQELLHNEDVRKAYLGED from the coding sequence GTGACCGCACTGCTCGAGGTCCGAGACCTCAAGGTCGCCTACGGCAAGATCGAAGCCGTCAAGGGAATCTCCTTCGAGGTCAACGAAGGCGAAATCGTCTGCCTCGTCGGCACCAACGGCGCCGGCAAGACGACCACCCTCCGCACCCTCTCCGGACTCCTCAAGCCCGCCGGCGGCACCATCACCTTCGACGGCAAGCCGCTCGCACAGGTCCCCGCCCACAAGATCGTCTCCCTGGGCCTCGCCCACTCCCCCGAGGGACGCCACATCTTCCCCCGGCTGACGATCGCCGAAAACCTCCAACTCGGCGCCTTCCTGCGCACCGACAAGGAGGGCATCGAGAAGGACATCCAGCGCGCCTACGAGATGTTCCCCATCCTGGGCGAACGCCGCAAGCAGGCCGCCGGCACCCTCTCGGGCGGCGAGCAGCAGATGCTCGCCATGGGCCGGGCCCTCATGTCCCAGCCCAAGCTGCTCATGCTGGACGAGCCCTCCATGGGCCTCTCCCCCCTCATGATGCAGAAGATCATGGCGACCATCGCCGAACTCAAGGCCCAGGGCACCACCATCCTGCTCGTCGAGCAGAACGCCCAGGCCGCCCTCTCGCTGGCCGACCAGGCCCACGTGATGGAGATCGGCAAGATCGTGCTCTCCGGCTCCGGCCAGGAGCTCCTCCACAACGAGGACGTCCGCAAGGCGTACCTCGGCGAGGACTAG
- a CDS encoding branched-chain amino acid ABC transporter substrate-binding protein: MRHRSLLVLTTVITTGALTLTACGSRDEAKTGGDKSDGKKTVVVIGVDAPLTGSLSALGQGIKNSVDLAAKTANKNNEVPGIEFKVEALDDQAVPASGQANATKLVGNKDVIGVVGPLNSGVAQQMQGVFASANLAQVSPANTNPALSQGDNWGKGEFKRPFKTYFRTAATDVVQGKFAAQYLFKDAGKKKVFVVDDKQTYGAGLAAIFADEFKKLGGEVVGTDHVTVKETDFSSTADKVKSSGADSVYFGGQYPEGGLLADQIKKAGANIPLMGGDGIQDPAFITASGEANEGDLSTSIGYPVEKLPTAKTFIADYQAGGYKDPYAAYGGYSYDAGWSVVQAVKAVVAANGGKLPTDARAKVVEALGKVSFEGVTGKVAFDEYGDTTNKQLTVYKVEGGKWIDVKSDTFNQ, from the coding sequence GTGCGACACCGTTCTTTGCTCGTCCTCACCACCGTGATCACCACGGGAGCACTGACCCTCACCGCCTGCGGCTCGCGCGATGAGGCCAAGACCGGCGGGGACAAGTCCGACGGCAAGAAGACCGTCGTCGTCATCGGCGTGGACGCTCCCCTCACCGGCTCGCTCTCCGCCCTCGGCCAGGGCATCAAGAACTCCGTCGACCTCGCGGCCAAGACGGCCAACAAGAACAACGAGGTCCCGGGCATCGAGTTCAAGGTCGAGGCCCTCGACGACCAGGCCGTCCCGGCCTCCGGCCAGGCCAACGCCACCAAGCTCGTCGGCAACAAGGACGTCATCGGCGTCGTCGGCCCGCTGAACTCCGGCGTCGCCCAGCAGATGCAGGGCGTGTTCGCCTCCGCCAACCTGGCGCAGGTCTCCCCCGCCAACACCAACCCCGCGCTCAGCCAGGGCGACAACTGGGGCAAGGGCGAGTTCAAGCGCCCCTTCAAGACCTACTTCCGCACCGCCGCCACCGACGTGGTCCAGGGCAAGTTCGCCGCCCAGTACCTCTTCAAGGACGCCGGCAAGAAGAAGGTCTTCGTCGTCGACGACAAGCAGACCTACGGCGCCGGCCTCGCCGCGATCTTCGCCGACGAGTTCAAGAAGCTCGGCGGCGAGGTCGTCGGCACCGACCACGTCACCGTGAAGGAGACCGACTTCTCCTCCACCGCCGACAAGGTCAAGTCCTCCGGCGCCGACTCCGTCTACTTCGGCGGCCAGTACCCCGAGGGCGGCCTGCTCGCCGACCAGATCAAGAAGGCCGGCGCCAACATCCCGCTCATGGGCGGCGACGGCATCCAGGACCCCGCCTTCATCACCGCCTCCGGCGAGGCCAACGAGGGCGACCTCTCGACCTCCATCGGCTACCCGGTCGAGAAGCTGCCCACCGCCAAGACCTTCATCGCCGACTACCAGGCCGGCGGCTACAAGGACCCGTACGCGGCGTACGGCGGCTACTCCTACGACGCCGGCTGGTCCGTCGTCCAGGCCGTCAAGGCCGTCGTCGCCGCCAACGGCGGCAAGCTCCCCACCGACGCCCGCGCCAAGGTCGTCGAGGCCCTCGGCAAGGTGTCCTTCGAGGGCGTGACCGGCAAGGTCGCCTTCGACGAGTACGGCGACACCACCAACAAGCAGCTCACGGTCTACAAGGTCGAGGGCGGCAAGTGGATCGACGTCAAGAGCGACACCTTCAACCAGTAA
- a CDS encoding branched-chain amino acid ABC transporter permease → MTNEATLPLEAEATGAVSRTALLYTIIGGSLLTVVSAFLAWTWTAEFPGDLTYYGSPAPIQFLSLVGALLTAAHALSALGVKGLRWLTPTGARKPVWILSLGTLAGTWFTVIAIAWVLGGFVHLEPGAYVALIGSLIPALAAYKLADDSHKAAPAKKLPSWGEILIIIAAFAVGLYVVTFGIDTDDKEPQLFVTYLIIVGFAAFALLKSGLFDRLGLLTAKNRQVTLIGTAAAAITFPFIQQSGDTYTLIAVNILIFATVALGLNVVVGLAGLLDLGYVAFLGVGAYAAALVSGSTASAFGIQLPFWAAVIVGALASLIFGVVIGAPTLRLRGDYLAIVTLGFGEIFRIAMGNLDGTSGPDITNGPNGIPNIPHLELFGWNFGESHTVGGIVLGAYANYYFLMLLVMALVILVFARAGNSRIGRAWVAIREDETAAEAMGINGFKVKLIAFALGATLAGLAGTVQAHVNSTVVPENYVFAGPVPPNSAFLLAAVILGGMGTIRGPILGAALLFLIPAKLAFLQDYQLLAFGIALILLMRFRPEGLIANKRAQLEYHDDTADQAPTDLATAKAGA, encoded by the coding sequence ATGACCAACGAAGCAACCCTCCCGCTCGAGGCCGAAGCCACCGGTGCCGTCTCCCGCACCGCACTGCTCTACACGATCATCGGCGGAAGCCTGCTGACCGTCGTCAGCGCTTTCCTCGCCTGGACCTGGACCGCCGAGTTCCCCGGTGACCTCACCTACTACGGCAGCCCGGCCCCCATCCAGTTCCTGAGCCTCGTCGGCGCCCTCCTCACCGCCGCCCACGCGCTCTCCGCGCTCGGCGTCAAGGGTCTGCGCTGGCTCACCCCCACCGGCGCCCGCAAGCCCGTGTGGATCCTCTCGCTCGGCACTCTCGCGGGCACCTGGTTCACCGTCATCGCCATCGCATGGGTCCTCGGCGGATTCGTCCACCTGGAGCCCGGCGCCTACGTCGCCCTCATCGGCTCGCTCATCCCGGCCCTCGCCGCGTACAAGCTCGCCGACGACAGCCACAAGGCGGCCCCCGCCAAGAAGCTGCCCTCCTGGGGCGAGATCCTGATCATCATCGCCGCCTTCGCCGTCGGCCTCTACGTGGTCACCTTCGGCATCGACACCGATGACAAGGAACCGCAGCTCTTCGTCACGTACCTGATCATCGTCGGCTTCGCGGCCTTCGCCCTGCTCAAGTCCGGTCTCTTCGACCGACTCGGCCTCCTCACCGCGAAGAACCGCCAGGTCACCCTCATCGGTACCGCGGCCGCCGCGATCACGTTCCCGTTCATCCAGCAGAGCGGCGACACCTACACGCTCATCGCGGTCAACATCCTGATCTTCGCGACCGTCGCCCTCGGCCTCAACGTCGTCGTCGGCCTCGCAGGCCTCCTCGACCTCGGCTACGTCGCCTTCCTCGGCGTCGGCGCCTACGCCGCCGCCCTGGTCTCCGGAAGCACCGCCTCCGCCTTCGGCATCCAGCTCCCCTTCTGGGCAGCGGTCATCGTCGGCGCCCTCGCCTCGCTCATCTTCGGCGTGGTCATCGGAGCACCCACCCTCCGCCTGCGCGGCGACTACCTCGCCATCGTCACCCTCGGCTTCGGAGAAATCTTCCGCATCGCCATGGGCAACCTCGACGGCACCTCCGGCCCCGACATCACCAACGGCCCCAACGGCATCCCCAACATCCCCCACCTCGAACTCTTCGGGTGGAACTTCGGGGAGTCGCACACGGTCGGCGGCATCGTCCTCGGCGCCTACGCCAACTACTACTTCCTGATGCTGCTCGTGATGGCACTCGTCATCCTGGTCTTCGCCCGTGCCGGCAACAGCCGCATCGGCCGCGCCTGGGTCGCCATCCGCGAAGACGAGACCGCCGCCGAAGCCATGGGCATCAACGGCTTCAAGGTCAAGCTCATCGCCTTCGCCCTCGGCGCCACCCTTGCCGGCCTCGCCGGCACCGTCCAGGCACACGTCAACAGCACGGTCGTCCCCGAGAACTACGTCTTCGCCGGGCCCGTCCCGCCGAACTCCGCGTTCCTCCTCGCCGCCGTCATCCTCGGCGGCATGGGCACCATCCGCGGCCCCATCCTCGGCGCCGCACTGCTCTTCCTGATCCCGGCGAAGCTGGCCTTCCTCCAGGACTACCAGCTCCTCGCCTTCGGCATCGCCCTCATCCTGCTCATGCGCTTCCGCCCCGAAGGCCTCATCGCCAACAAGCGCGCGCAGCTCGAGTACCACGACGACACCGCTGACCAGGCCCCCACGGACCTGGCCACCGCCAAGGCGGGGGCGTGA
- a CDS encoding ANTAR domain-containing response regulator encodes MPRKEEPPVTAEHESTPTPDADQSHVPPLTTRVVIAEDEALIRLDLKEMLEEEGYAVVGEAGDGQTAVELAREHRPDLVILDVKMPVLDGISAAEKIAEESIAPVLMLTAFSQRDLVERARDAGAMAYLVKPFSKSDVVPAIEMAVSRFAELRALEKEVADLSQRLETRKLVDRAKSILQTQYGLSEPAAFRWIQKTSMDRRMSMQQVAEAVIEDAEEKKNAAK; translated from the coding sequence ATGCCCCGCAAAGAGGAGCCTCCAGTGACCGCCGAGCACGAGTCGACGCCCACGCCCGACGCCGACCAGTCGCACGTTCCGCCGCTGACGACCCGCGTCGTCATCGCCGAGGACGAGGCGCTCATCCGTCTCGATCTGAAAGAGATGCTCGAGGAGGAGGGCTACGCCGTGGTCGGCGAGGCCGGGGACGGGCAGACCGCCGTCGAGCTGGCCCGGGAGCACCGGCCCGACCTGGTGATCCTCGACGTGAAGATGCCGGTCCTGGACGGGATCTCCGCGGCCGAGAAGATCGCGGAGGAGTCCATCGCCCCCGTGCTCATGCTGACCGCGTTCTCGCAGCGCGACCTGGTCGAGCGGGCGCGGGACGCCGGGGCCATGGCGTACCTGGTGAAGCCGTTCAGCAAGAGCGACGTGGTGCCGGCCATCGAGATGGCGGTGTCGCGTTTCGCGGAGCTGCGGGCGCTGGAGAAGGAGGTCGCGGACCTCTCGCAGCGGCTGGAGACGCGCAAGCTCGTGGACCGTGCGAAGAGCATTCTGCAGACGCAGTACGGGCTGTCCGAGCCTGCTGCGTTCCGGTGGATCCAGAAGACCTCCATGGACCGTCGCATGTCCATGCAGCAGGTTGCCGAGGCGGTCATCGAGGACGCCGAGGAGAAGAAGAACGCCGCGAAGTAG
- a CDS encoding FdhF/YdeP family oxidoreductase, producing MATKPPAGDPAQDAPQVAPPKQAAAGLPAIGHTLRIAQQQMGLARTARTLLKVNQKNGFDCPGCAWPEGDERHTAEFCENGAKAVAEEATLRRVTPDFFAEHPVADLAGRSGYWLGQQGRITEPMYLPEGADRYEAVPWERAFEIIAEELTALDSPDEALFYTSGRTSNEAAFLFQLFAREFGTNNLPDCSNMCHESSGSALNETIGIGKGSVSLEDLHQADLIIVAGQNPGTNHPRMLSALEKAKTSGAKIISVNPLPEAGMERFKNPQTPVGMLRGTALNDLFLQIRIGGDQALFRLLNKLVIEMDGATDEAFIHEHTHGYEELVAAAGEADWAETLTATGLTRPEIEQALAMILASKRTIVCWAMGLTQHKHAVATIREVVNLLLLRGNIGRPGAGVCPVRGHSNVQGDRTMGIFERPAPAFLDALDKEFGITSPRGHGYDVVRSIQALRDGKAKVLFAMGGNFVGATPDTDVTEAAIRRASLTVHVSTKLNRSHAVTGRRALILPTLGRTDKDVQASGKQFVTVEDSMGMVHASRGNLTPASAHLLSEPAIVARMARAVLGAASATPWEEFERDYAAIRDRISRVIPGFEDFNARAARPEGFRLPHAPRDERRFPTKTGKANFTAAPVEYPKIPEGRLLLQTLRSHDQYNTTIYGLDDRYRGITGGRRVVLVNPEDAAELGLADGTYTDLVSEWKDGVERRAPGFRVVHYPTARGCAAAYYPETNVLVPLDSTADTSNTPASKSVVVRFEPA from the coding sequence ATGGCCACCAAGCCGCCCGCAGGGGATCCCGCACAGGACGCGCCGCAGGTCGCGCCCCCCAAGCAGGCCGCGGCCGGCCTGCCCGCCATCGGGCACACCCTGCGGATCGCGCAGCAGCAGATGGGCCTCGCCCGTACCGCGCGCACCCTGCTCAAGGTCAACCAGAAGAACGGCTTCGACTGCCCGGGCTGCGCCTGGCCCGAGGGAGACGAGCGGCACACCGCCGAGTTCTGCGAGAACGGGGCGAAGGCCGTCGCCGAGGAGGCGACGCTGCGCCGGGTCACCCCGGACTTCTTCGCGGAGCACCCCGTGGCCGACCTCGCCGGGCGCTCCGGGTACTGGCTGGGCCAGCAGGGCCGCATCACCGAGCCGATGTACCTCCCCGAAGGCGCGGACCGGTACGAGGCCGTGCCCTGGGAACGGGCCTTCGAGATCATCGCCGAGGAGCTGACGGCCCTCGACTCCCCCGACGAGGCCCTCTTCTACACCTCGGGCCGCACCAGCAACGAGGCCGCGTTCCTCTTCCAGCTGTTCGCCCGCGAGTTCGGCACCAACAACCTGCCCGACTGCTCCAACATGTGCCACGAGTCCTCGGGCTCCGCACTGAACGAGACCATCGGCATCGGCAAGGGCAGCGTCTCCCTCGAGGACCTCCACCAGGCCGACCTGATCATCGTCGCCGGGCAGAACCCGGGCACCAACCACCCGCGCATGCTCTCCGCCCTGGAGAAGGCCAAGACCTCCGGCGCGAAGATCATCTCGGTGAACCCGCTGCCCGAGGCCGGCATGGAGCGGTTCAAGAACCCGCAGACCCCGGTCGGCATGCTCAGGGGAACCGCACTCAACGACCTCTTCCTGCAGATCCGCATCGGCGGCGACCAGGCCCTCTTCCGCCTCCTCAACAAGCTCGTCATCGAGATGGACGGCGCCACCGACGAGGCGTTCATCCACGAGCACACCCACGGCTACGAGGAGCTCGTGGCCGCCGCCGGGGAAGCCGACTGGGCCGAGACCCTCACCGCCACCGGCCTGACCCGCCCCGAGATCGAGCAGGCGCTGGCCATGATCCTGGCCTCGAAGCGCACCATCGTCTGCTGGGCCATGGGCCTCACCCAGCACAAGCACGCCGTCGCCACCATCCGCGAGGTCGTCAACCTCCTCCTGCTGCGCGGCAACATCGGCCGCCCCGGCGCGGGCGTCTGCCCCGTCCGCGGCCACTCCAACGTGCAGGGCGACCGCACCATGGGGATCTTCGAACGCCCCGCACCCGCGTTCCTCGACGCCCTCGACAAGGAGTTCGGCATCACCTCGCCGCGCGGCCACGGCTACGACGTGGTCCGCTCCATCCAGGCCCTGCGCGACGGCAAGGCCAAGGTCCTCTTCGCCATGGGCGGCAATTTCGTCGGCGCCACCCCCGACACCGACGTCACCGAGGCCGCGATCCGCCGCGCCTCCCTGACCGTCCACGTCTCCACCAAGCTCAACCGCTCCCACGCGGTCACCGGCCGGCGCGCGCTGATCCTGCCCACCCTCGGCCGTACCGACAAGGACGTGCAGGCCAGTGGCAAGCAGTTCGTCACCGTCGAGGACTCGATGGGCATGGTCCACGCCTCCCGCGGCAACCTCACCCCCGCCTCTGCGCACCTGCTCTCCGAGCCCGCGATCGTCGCCCGCATGGCCCGCGCGGTCCTCGGCGCCGCCTCCGCCACCCCGTGGGAGGAGTTCGAGCGGGACTACGCGGCCATCCGCGACCGGATCTCCCGGGTGATCCCCGGCTTCGAGGACTTCAACGCCCGCGCGGCCCGGCCCGAGGGCTTCCGGCTCCCGCACGCCCCGCGGGACGAGCGCCGCTTCCCCACCAAGACGGGCAAGGCCAACTTCACCGCCGCTCCCGTCGAGTACCCGAAGATCCCCGAGGGCCGGCTGCTCCTGCAGACCCTGCGCAGCCACGACCAGTACAACACCACCATCTACGGCCTCGACGACCGCTACCGCGGGATCACCGGCGGGCGCCGCGTCGTCCTGGTCAACCCCGAGGACGCGGCGGAGCTCGGGCTCGCCGACGGCACGTACACGGACCTGGTCAGCGAATGGAAGGACGGCGTCGAGCGGCGTGCGCCCGGCTTCCGCGTCGTGCACTACCCCACCGCCCGGGGCTGCGCGGCCGCGTACTACCCGGAGACCAACGTGCTGGTCCCGCTCGACTCCACCGCCGACACCAGCAACACCCCTGCGAGCAAGTCCGTCGTCGTGCGCTTCGAACCAGCCTGA
- a CDS encoding branched-chain amino acid ABC transporter permease, whose product MHELPQQLANGLALGALYGLIAIGYTMVYGIVQLINFAHGEIFMIGGFGALTAYAILPTGTSLLIAIPVMIIGGSLVSVLVAMGAERFAYRPLRSAPRLAPLITAIGLSIALQQLVWQFYPDAKKAVSFPEFKGEAFKITDSLAIQRADAFVLILAPLCMLALGVFVQKSRSGRAMQATAQDPDTAKLMGINTDRIIVMAFAIGAAFAAVAAVAYGLDKGQINFEMGFILGLKAFTAAVLGGIGNIYGAMVGGVVLGLAEALSIAYIEDIPGMSQLGGGAWSNVWAFVLLIVVLLVRPQGLLGERVADRA is encoded by the coding sequence GTGCACGAACTGCCGCAACAGCTGGCCAACGGCCTTGCCCTCGGTGCCCTTTATGGCCTCATAGCCATCGGGTACACCATGGTCTACGGCATCGTCCAGCTCATCAACTTCGCCCACGGCGAGATCTTCATGATCGGCGGCTTCGGCGCGCTCACCGCCTACGCCATCCTCCCGACCGGCACCTCCCTGCTGATCGCGATACCCGTCATGATCATCGGAGGCTCCCTCGTCTCCGTCCTCGTCGCCATGGGAGCCGAACGCTTCGCGTACCGTCCCCTGCGCAGCGCTCCCCGGCTCGCCCCGCTCATCACCGCAATCGGCCTCTCGATCGCGCTCCAGCAGCTCGTCTGGCAGTTCTACCCGGACGCCAAGAAGGCCGTCAGCTTCCCCGAGTTCAAGGGCGAAGCCTTCAAGATCACCGACAGCCTGGCCATCCAGCGCGCGGACGCCTTCGTCCTGATCCTCGCCCCGCTCTGCATGCTCGCCCTCGGCGTCTTCGTCCAGAAGAGCCGCAGCGGCCGCGCCATGCAGGCCACCGCGCAGGACCCCGACACCGCGAAGCTGATGGGCATCAACACCGACCGCATCATCGTCATGGCCTTCGCCATCGGTGCCGCGTTCGCCGCCGTCGCCGCCGTCGCCTACGGCCTCGACAAGGGCCAGATCAACTTCGAGATGGGCTTCATCCTCGGCCTCAAGGCCTTCACCGCAGCCGTCCTCGGCGGCATCGGCAACATCTACGGAGCCATGGTCGGCGGCGTCGTCCTCGGCCTCGCCGAAGCCCTGTCGATCGCCTACATCGAAGACATCCCCGGCATGTCGCAGCTCGGCGGTGGAGCCTGGTCCAACGTCTGGGCGTTCGTACTCCTCATCGTCGTCCTCCTCGTGCGGCCACAAGGCCTGCTCGGTGAGCGCGTCGCGGATCGGGCGTGA
- a CDS encoding ABC transporter ATP-binding protein, whose amino-acid sequence MTTTDTTTTTTVLDASGVTMRFGGLTAVKAVDLKVNAGEIVGLIGPNGAGKTTFFNCLTGLYVPTEGTVSYKGTVLPPKPHLVTSAGIARTFQNIRLFHNMTVLENVLVGRHTRTKEGLWSALLRGPGFKKAEAASEARAMELLEFIGLQNKAQHLAKNLPYGEQRKLEIARALASDPGLILLDEPTAGMNPQETRAAEELIFAIRDMGIAVLVIEHDMRFIFNLCDRVACLVQGEKLIEGTAAEVQGDERVIAAYLGEPFEGDPGAAEAAEVEAAEANAEAEPEAEADAPAEAEAPAEAEAEAPAAAEAEADADADADAEAEAEADAEPDAEAEADADADSDSTTGTTSTDGDAK is encoded by the coding sequence ATGACCACCACAGACACCACCACGACGACCACCGTCCTCGATGCCAGCGGCGTCACCATGCGCTTCGGCGGCCTCACCGCCGTCAAGGCCGTCGACCTCAAGGTCAACGCGGGCGAGATCGTCGGCCTCATCGGCCCCAACGGCGCCGGCAAGACCACCTTCTTCAACTGCCTCACCGGGCTGTACGTCCCCACCGAGGGAACCGTCAGCTACAAGGGCACGGTCCTGCCGCCCAAGCCCCACCTGGTCACCAGCGCCGGCATCGCCCGCACCTTCCAGAACATCCGGCTCTTCCACAACATGACGGTGCTGGAGAACGTCCTCGTCGGACGCCACACCCGCACCAAGGAAGGCCTCTGGTCCGCCCTCCTGCGCGGCCCCGGCTTCAAGAAGGCCGAAGCCGCCAGCGAGGCACGGGCGATGGAACTCCTGGAGTTCATCGGCCTCCAGAACAAGGCCCAGCACCTCGCCAAGAACCTCCCCTACGGCGAGCAGCGCAAGCTCGAAATCGCCCGCGCCCTCGCCAGCGACCCCGGCCTCATCCTCCTGGACGAGCCGACCGCCGGCATGAACCCGCAGGAGACCCGCGCCGCCGAAGAACTCATCTTCGCGATCCGGGACATGGGCATCGCCGTACTCGTCATCGAGCACGACATGCGCTTCATCTTCAACCTCTGCGACCGCGTCGCCTGCCTCGTCCAGGGCGAGAAGCTCATCGAAGGCACCGCAGCCGAGGTCCAGGGCGACGAGCGCGTCATCGCCGCCTACCTCGGCGAGCCCTTCGAAGGCGACCCGGGCGCGGCGGAGGCCGCCGAGGTCGAAGCCGCCGAGGCGAACGCGGAGGCGGAGCCGGAGGCCGAGGCCGACGCACCGGCCGAGGCCGAGGCACCGGCCGAGGCCGAAGCGGAGGCACCGGCAGCAGCCGAGGCGGAGGCGGACGCGGACGCGGACGCGGACGCCGAAGCCGAGGCGGAAGCCGACGCGGAGCCGGACGCCGAGGCCGAGGCCGACGCCGACGCGGACTCGGACAGCACCACCGGCACCACCAGCACGGACGGAGACGCCAAGTGA